The following nucleotide sequence is from Hevea brasiliensis isolate MT/VB/25A 57/8 chromosome 7, ASM3005281v1, whole genome shotgun sequence.
attattttttaatactctcaaatTAATATATCTAAAAGGTGATTTTCTCAATACTAACTCTAATAGCAATACCAAACAGACTCTACATAGAGAGGACACATTTAGGATTCAGAGGTTATAAAATAAAGCCTAAGTCCAATCTCTAAACATACTTTAGCATTGAAAAAATAACACATAGAGCCTATGCTAAACCAAGATATAATTCAATCCAATTACTCAACACCCAAAGAAAAGGTAAAACCCAAACTAGTATAGCAAGACTAGAATAAGTTGCATGTGAACACCCTCTCCTTGCACACCTGAAGACTTGTTAATCCAAAACAATCATAAATCTACAATTCCTATCCCAGTGAGGACTGGAAGGGTTAAACACACACTCAGGTAGAGAGGAGGAGCTCCTCCTTACTCAGAAGGGATAGAAGGAAGCCACACACTGCCAGCAAATGAAGGAGACACGCTCCTACTAATAGAGAAAAACTCAGAGAGAGGACACAGAAGAAGTCTTGAGAAGGGGTAGTTAGTGATAAGATGATGCAGAGTAGATAGTGTGgaggtaaataatgaaatgatatTTTACTATACTTATAATTGGAAACATCACCCTCTTCTTATTGTGTTGTACTAAAATGAACTTTGTGAGCTTAAAGCCAAAGGAGGGTTGGGATTTAAAGACTTGGAGTGCTTTAATATGGCCCTTCTCACTAAACAGGGGTGGAGAGTTTtgacaaattttaattctttactATCTAGACTGCTTAAAGGGAAATAATTTCCCTATACAAATTTTCTACAAGCTCGCTCAAGTAGTAGGCCATCTTGGGGATGGCAAAGCATCCTTTGGGGCAAACAGATCCTTCTTAAGGGTATAAGATGGCAAGTAGGCAAGGGGGATTCAATCTTATGCAAGGAGGATAATTGGATACCATTATCTTTTCCTTCAAAGCCTAGAGTTAAAATGAACCATAACCCTCAAATTGTTTGGGTTAGACAGCTTATTGATGGGCACTCTCATTCCTGGAACTATAGAATCCTTTATGAGAATTTTGAAGACGAGTAGGTTAATAACATTTTAGCAATCCCTCTGGGTATGTTTCGCCAAGAGGACAAGCTCGTATGGAACTTTGACAGAAGAGGCAAGGATTCTGTAAAGTCTGGTTATTATATAGGTAGAGACATCCAAAAATCTGTAGCTCTATCCTTAAGAGATGTGCCTAGTTCTAGCTCTCTATCCTCCTCAGATTATTTTTGGAAGAGTATTTGGAAAATATCCTTACCATATAAGCTGTCAATTTTCTTATGGACATTGTTAAAAGAGAAAGTGCCCTCCAATGAAGTGTTGCATCGTCGAATGAGCCATTTTAACCCGGAGTGTATATTTTGTGGAGAAGTTGAAACACTAAGGCATTTATTATTCTCTTGCCCTAGAGCTGCAGCCGTTTGGATTGAATCTCCTTTACGCCTTAGGTCCACTTGTATCAATAGCTTGGATATGAGGAATTGTCGAACTGAAGTCATAGCTCCGCTTGAGAATCACTCTAAACATCTTATGTTTAAGCAGTTAGTGATTTTTATTCTCTAGCATCTTTGGAAGGGCAGAAATGCTCTTGTTTTTAAGCAATCCCTACAGGCCCCCCAAGAAGTCATAGCCATGACAATTcatcattttgaagagtttaatcTAGCTCATCAACCTACTAGTCTTCCATCTTCTACTCTTCCCTTGATTCCAGCGACGTGGATCCCTCTTCCTACAAATGTCCTCAAATTGAATTTTGATGCTGCAGTTAACTCTAGTAGGAATGGAGGTGCCACAACAGTTGTTGTCCGAAATTCAGAAGGGCAAATTTTAGATTGGGCTTACAAGAAATACAATTTCATTATTGATCCCTTGGTTTTAGAAAGCTTAGCATGCAGAGATGCAGCTCTTTTGGCTGTTAATAGAGGTTTTCACTATGTTGTCCTTGAGGGAAACTCGTTACTGGTTATCAATGCTGTTAAGAATTCAGTGATTCCTCAGAATATCCAgcaaattatttatgatgttagACAATTATCTTTGTCTTTTACTAGTATCTCTTTCTCCCATGTTAGGAGAACTTGTAATTTAGCTGCACATGCTCTAGCCACCAAATTTCTTCATGAATCTCATGTTTCTTGCAATTGGGTGGCATAACAAATGTTTGTTTTTGGCTTATTGCCGGTTTAAGCATTTATAAATCAACaccttcagaaaaaaaaaaaaaaagaactttgTGAAGTGACTCACCCAAAGTGTTCTAATCTTCTCTCTAATTGTGTTTCATTTTCAAATAGTCATTTCTTCAGTTGGGTTGTCTTTACAAAAGCATATATAATTCATCGGCTTTACTCTTTTGACTTATGAATGGATGAGAATGTGCTTTCGAATTTTGAAGTAGCAGAGTCAAATGAATCAAATAAGAGCTTAGGGAGAACTCTCAAGAGGTTTATTCAAATACTCAAGTTAAAAATCTCATAAATGAGaacaatataatattatattatattatatttaataaaaaaaattaagtagaCTGCAAGGAGGGACATGATTTGTGGGTTGTACAAATATTTatcaaaaatgtaaaaaaaatggGAAATTTAGGAGCTAAACCCAAAGCAGATAGAGTGGGACCCAAAGAATAACGTGGGTTACTTAGCTGAGTCAGTGAGCATGATTCCATTAAGATGGGGGGCCTGAGCGAAATGGCATGATGAAGGGGGAGCAACCATGATGATGGAAAGGATGGTTGCCTTTGATTAGGCCCCACACACCGCCTTTGTCTATTTTTCATGCATATTCTCAATGTTTATATTTTCACTGCTCATGGAACTGGAGACAAATCTAATCCCCAACTTACCAATATCTCTTAATTTTATCTCCTTTGAGTGCCTTCTTGCATttgttttgtcttttttttttcttagtaaATTGAAGTTTtccttttaaaatattattaaaatttagatttatgatattctatattaataaatatacaaattattattattattattattattattattattcttataataaatattttggtgt
It contains:
- the LOC131181422 gene encoding uncharacterized protein LOC131181422, which translates into the protein MTIHHFEEFNLAHQPTSLPSSTLPLIPATWIPLPTNVLKLNFDAAVNSSRNGGATTVVVRNSEGQILDWAYKKYNFIIDPLVLESLACRDAALLAVNRGFHYVVLEGNSLLVINAVKNSVIPQNIQQIIYDVRQLSLSFTSISFSHVRRTCNLAAHALATKFLHESHVSCNWVA